CCGGCCCGGCGAAGGTGCCCATGCCGCCGAGCAGCGTCATCAGCACCACCTCGCCGGACAGCGACCAGTGCACATCCGACAAGGTCGCGAATCCGAGCACCACCGTCTTCAGCGCGCCGGCAAGCCCGGCCAGTGCGGTCGAGAGCACGAAGGCCAGCAGCTTGTAGCGGTCGACGTCGTAGCCCAGCGAGACCGCGCGCGCCTCGTTCTCGCGGATGGCCTTCAGCACCTGGCCGTAAGGCGAATGGACGATGCGGATGATCAGCGCGAACACCGCGACGAACACGGTGAGCACGAAGAAGTAGAGGACGAGGTCGTTCTCCAGCGAGACCAGCCCGAACAGCTTGCCGCGCGGCACGCCCTGCAGGCCGTCCTCGCCGCCGGTGAAGGGCGCTTGCAGGCACACGAAATACACCATCTGCGCCATCGCGAGCGTGATCATGGCGAAGTAGATGCCCTGGCGGCGGATCGCGATCAGGCCGACGACGAGCCCGACCAGCCCGGCGACCAGCGCGCCGGCGACGATGCCGAGCTCGGGCGACCAGCCGGCGGAGCGCACCAGCCAGCCGGTGGCGTAGGCGGCCGCGCCCATGAAGGCCGCGTGTCCGAACGACAACAGCCCCGTGTAGCCCAGCAGCAGGTTGAAGGCGCAAGCGAAGATCGCGAAGCACAGGCCCTTCATCACGAAGATCGGGTACAGGCCGATGAAGGGGGCGGCGATCAGCAGCGCCAGCGCGACCAGCCAGGCGATTCGTCCGACGCGTTGGCCGTCCATCACTTCTCCTTGCCGAAGAGCCCCGCCGGGCGTATCACCAGCACGATGGCCATGATGACGAAGACGACGATGTTCGACGCCTCGGGGTAGAACACCTTGGTGAGCCCCTCCACCAGGCCCAGCAGCAGCCCCGTGAGGATGGACCCCAGGATGGAGCCCATGCCGCCGATCACCACCACGGCGAACACGACGATGATCAGGTTGCTGCCCATCAGCGGCGTGATCTGGATCACCGGCGCCGCCAGCACGCCGGCGATCGCGGCGAGCCCCGCGCCGGCGGCGTAGGTGAGCATCACCATCATCGGCACGTTGACGCCGAAGGCCTGCACCAGCGCCGGGTTCTCGGTGCCGGCGCGCAGGTAGGCGCCCAGCCGGGTTCGCTCGATCAGGAACCAGGTGCCGAAGCACACTGCCAGCGAGGCGAACACCACCCAGGCGCGGTAGTTGGGCAGCACCATGAAGCCCAGGTTGGTGGCGCCCTGCAGCGCCTCCGGCACCGAATACGACTGGCCCGACACGCCGAACTGGTCGCGGAAGACGCCTTCGGCGATCAGCGCCAGCCCGAAGGTCAGCAGCAGGCCGTAGATCGGGTCGACCCGGTACAGCCGCTTGAGCAGCGTGCGCTCGATGACCACGCCGATGGCCCCGACGACCAGCGGCGCGACGATCAGCGCCAGCCAGTAGTTGAGGCCGAACTTCTCGAGCCCGATCCAGGCGACGTAGGCGCCGATCATGTACAGCGCGCCGTGCGCGAAGTTGACGATGCCCAGCAGCCCGAAGATGACGGCCAGGCCCAGGCTGAGCATCGCGTAGAACGAGCCGTTCACCAGGCCGAGGAGCAGCTGGCCGAGAAAGGCCTGGAGGGGGATGCCGAGGATTTCCATGGTGTGCGAGCGCGGTGGAGGCGCGCCGGCCGGCCCCGTGAGGCCGGCCGGCGCGCAGTGCCTCACTTCATTTCCACAAGGCGCACTTCGTTTCGGTCTTGCTGGTCCACGCCTCTTCGCCCTTGAAGGTGTGAACCACGTTGTAGTAATCCCAGGGCTCGGTGGACTGCTCGGGCTTCTTCACCTGCATCAGGTACATGTCGTGCACCATGCGGCCGTCGCCGCGGATGAAGCCGTTCTTGGCAAACACGTCGTTGACCTTGGTCTTGCGCAGCTGCGCGAGCACCTTGTCCGGGTCGTCGCTGCCCACTGCCTTCACCGCGTTGAGGTAGTTCAACGTCACCGAGTAGTCGGCGGCCTGCAGCGACGACGGCATGCGCTTCATCTTCTCGAAGAACTTGCGGCTCCATGCGCGCGTTTCGGCGTTCTGGTTCCAGTACCAGCTGTCGGTGAGGTACATGCCCTGGGTGGTCTTCAGGCCCAGCGAGTGGATGTCGTTGATGAACACCAGCAGGCCCGCCAGCTTCATCGTCTTGGTGATGCCGAATTCGTTGGCGGCCTTGATGGAGTTGATGGTGTCGCCGCCGGCGTTGGCCAGGCCGAGGATCTGCGCCTTGCTCGACTGCGCCTGCAGCAGGAAGGAGGAGAAGTCGCTCGCGTTCAGCGGATGCTTGACCGAGCCCACGACCGAGCCGCCGGCGGCCTTGACGATGGTGGACGTGTCGTTCTGCAGCTGCGCGCCGAAGGCGTAGTCGGCGGTGAGGAAGTACCACGACTTGC
The Piscinibacter sp. XHJ-5 DNA segment above includes these coding regions:
- a CDS encoding ABC transporter substrate-binding protein, which codes for MKLKKTAAACSLALVAMLGTSAQAQISGDVIRIGIITDMSSVYSDIDGAGGVEAIKMAIADAGGAVNGKKIEVVFADHQNKPDIAAAKAREWFDTQGLDMLIGGTNSGTSLAMSKVAAEKKKPFLVVGAATSALTGEQCTPYTVHWAYDTVALAKGTGNAVVKEGGKSWYFLTADYAFGAQLQNDTSTIVKAAGGSVVGSVKHPLNASDFSSFLLQAQSSKAQILGLANAGGDTINSIKAANEFGITKTMKLAGLLVFINDIHSLGLKTTQGMYLTDSWYWNQNAETRAWSRKFFEKMKRMPSSLQAADYSVTLNYLNAVKAVGSDDPDKVLAQLRKTKVNDVFAKNGFIRGDGRMVHDMYLMQVKKPEQSTEPWDYYNVVHTFKGEEAWTSKTETKCALWK
- a CDS encoding branched-chain amino acid ABC transporter permease; translation: MDGQRVGRIAWLVALALLIAAPFIGLYPIFVMKGLCFAIFACAFNLLLGYTGLLSFGHAAFMGAAAYATGWLVRSAGWSPELGIVAGALVAGLVGLVVGLIAIRRQGIYFAMITLAMAQMVYFVCLQAPFTGGEDGLQGVPRGKLFGLVSLENDLVLYFFVLTVFVAVFALIIRIVHSPYGQVLKAIRENEARAVSLGYDVDRYKLLAFVLSTALAGLAGALKTVVLGFATLSDVHWSLSGEVVLMTLLGGMGTFAGPVLGAFTIIGLQDYLADRVGSWVNVIIGVIFVVCVIAFRRGFVGELLAWLQRRRKPVESGVEQVAR
- a CDS encoding branched-chain amino acid ABC transporter permease, whose product is MEILGIPLQAFLGQLLLGLVNGSFYAMLSLGLAVIFGLLGIVNFAHGALYMIGAYVAWIGLEKFGLNYWLALIVAPLVVGAIGVVIERTLLKRLYRVDPIYGLLLTFGLALIAEGVFRDQFGVSGQSYSVPEALQGATNLGFMVLPNYRAWVVFASLAVCFGTWFLIERTRLGAYLRAGTENPALVQAFGVNVPMMVMLTYAAGAGLAAIAGVLAAPVIQITPLMGSNLIIVVFAVVVIGGMGSILGSILTGLLLGLVEGLTKVFYPEASNIVVFVIMAIVLVIRPAGLFGKEK